A single Pseudomonas sp. HN11 DNA region contains:
- a CDS encoding S66 peptidase family protein, which produces MSIAVPVLRPEGTIALIAPAGPATLDVEKAGQWMRVRGYDLRIFPGVYERDGYLAGSDKTRLNDLHKAFAHPEIDAIFCLRGGYGTPRLLDSLDFDLLRANPKPFVGYSDITALHLAISRYAGFVTFHGPMLNADLLGDKQQPTESSLFSLLRGQLGAGSELVHPVAYPLTTIEPGIACGRLLGGNLSMIAAVMGTPYEIDADGIILLIEDVNEPIYRIDRLLTHLRLSGKLAQVAGVLVGDVAGVDNVALERLLKQTFAPLGIPVLAGWRSGHCDPNLTLPMGALVRLDAGEQRVVLEQDVVLKP; this is translated from the coding sequence ATGAGCATTGCCGTACCTGTCTTGCGACCCGAAGGCACCATCGCCCTGATCGCTCCCGCCGGCCCCGCCACCCTGGACGTCGAAAAAGCCGGCCAATGGATGCGCGTTCGCGGTTACGACCTGCGAATCTTCCCCGGCGTCTATGAGCGCGACGGCTACCTTGCCGGCAGCGATAAAACCCGCCTCAACGACCTTCACAAAGCCTTCGCCCACCCTGAAATCGACGCCATCTTCTGTTTGCGCGGCGGCTACGGCACGCCACGCTTGCTCGACAGCCTGGACTTCGACCTGCTGCGTGCCAATCCCAAACCCTTCGTCGGTTACAGCGACATCACCGCGTTGCACCTGGCAATCAGTCGCTACGCAGGTTTTGTGACCTTCCACGGCCCGATGCTGAATGCCGACCTGCTCGGCGACAAGCAACAACCCACTGAGTCTTCCTTGTTCAGCCTGCTGCGCGGCCAACTGGGCGCCGGTAGCGAGTTGGTGCACCCGGTGGCCTACCCGTTGACCACCATCGAGCCTGGCATCGCTTGCGGCCGCTTGCTGGGCGGCAACCTGTCGATGATCGCTGCGGTGATGGGCACGCCTTACGAGATCGACGCAGACGGCATCATCCTGCTGATCGAGGATGTCAACGAGCCGATCTATCGCATCGACCGCCTGCTCACGCACCTGCGCCTGTCGGGCAAGCTGGCGCAAGTTGCCGGCGTGCTGGTGGGGGATGTGGCGGGCGTGGATAACGTCGCGTTGGAGCGGCTGCTGAAGCAGACCTTTGCGCCGCTGGGCATTCCGGTATTGGCCGGCTGGCGCAGTGGGCATTGTGATCCGAACCTGACGTTGCCGATGGGCGCGTTGGTAAGGCTGGATGCGGGGGAGCAGCGGGTGGTGTTGGAGCAGGATGTGGTGCTTAAACCTTGA
- the lipA gene encoding lipoyl synthase: MIPTVDVTDRPAPAPRAKVEAGVKLRGAEKVARIPVKIIPTTELPKKPDWIRVRIPVSPEVDRIKALLRKHKLHSVCEEASCPNLGECFSGGTATFMIMGDICTRRCPFCDVGHGRPKPLDVNEPESLAIAIADLRLKYVVITSVDRDDLRDGGAQHFADCIREIRKLSPNVMLETLVPDYRGRMDVALEITAAEPPDVFNHNLETVPRLYKAARPGSDYQWSLTLLQKFKQMMPHIPTKSGLMLGLGETDEEVIEVMKRMREHDIDMLTLGQYLQPSRSHLPVQRFVHPDTFAWFAEEGYKMGFKNVASGPLVRSSYHADEQAKLVKASLVS; the protein is encoded by the coding sequence ATGATCCCGACGGTGGACGTTACCGACCGTCCGGCCCCGGCCCCGCGTGCCAAGGTGGAAGCCGGCGTCAAGCTGCGCGGCGCCGAGAAGGTTGCACGCATCCCGGTGAAGATCATTCCGACCACCGAACTGCCGAAAAAACCTGACTGGATTCGCGTGCGCATCCCGGTTTCGCCGGAAGTCGACCGTATCAAGGCCCTGCTGCGCAAACACAAACTGCACAGCGTGTGCGAAGAGGCGTCCTGCCCGAACCTGGGCGAGTGCTTCTCCGGCGGCACCGCCACCTTCATGATTATGGGTGACATCTGCACCCGTCGTTGCCCGTTCTGTGACGTCGGCCACGGCCGTCCGAAACCACTGGACGTCAACGAGCCGGAAAGCCTGGCCATCGCCATCGCCGACCTGCGCCTCAAGTACGTGGTGATCACTTCGGTGGACCGCGACGACCTGCGTGACGGCGGTGCCCAGCACTTTGCCGACTGCATCCGCGAAATTCGCAAACTGTCGCCGAACGTGATGCTCGAAACCCTGGTGCCGGACTACCGTGGCCGTATGGACGTGGCGCTGGAAATCACCGCCGCCGAGCCGCCGGATGTGTTCAACCACAACCTGGAAACCGTACCGCGCCTGTACAAGGCCGCGCGTCCGGGTTCGGACTACCAGTGGTCGCTGACCCTGCTGCAGAAATTCAAGCAGATGATGCCGCACATCCCGACCAAATCCGGCCTGATGCTGGGCCTGGGCGAGACCGACGAAGAAGTCATCGAAGTCATGAAGCGCATGCGCGAACACGATATCGACATGCTGACCCTCGGCCAGTACCTGCAACCGTCCCGCAGCCACTTGCCGGTGCAGCGTTTCGTGCACCCGGACACCTTCGCCTGGTTCGCCGAGGAAGGTTACAAGATGGGCTTCAAGAACGTGGCGTCGGGCCCGCTGGTACGTTCCTCGTACCATGCTGACGAGCAGGCCAAGCTGGTCAAGGCGAGCTTGGTTTCCTGA
- the lipB gene encoding lipoyl(octanoyl) transferase LipB: protein MSHVLGFRELGRMDYEPVWHAMQRFTNERGTTAPDEIWLVEHPPVFTQGQAGKAEHLLLPGDIPVVQVDRGGQVTYHGPGQLVAYLLLDVRKLGFGVRDLVSRMEACLIELLASYGVTAAAKPDAPGVYVDGAKIASLGLRIRHGCSFHGLALNVDMDLAPFRRINPCGYAGLAMTQLSDHATPIKFAEVSARLRAQLVKHLDYAEQTTLTGGID from the coding sequence ATGTCTCACGTCCTGGGCTTCCGCGAGCTCGGCCGGATGGACTACGAGCCCGTCTGGCACGCCATGCAACGGTTCACGAATGAGCGCGGCACCACGGCCCCCGATGAGATCTGGCTGGTGGAACACCCGCCGGTCTTCACCCAGGGCCAGGCCGGCAAGGCCGAACATCTGCTGCTGCCGGGGGATATTCCGGTGGTGCAGGTCGACCGAGGTGGCCAAGTGACTTACCATGGCCCTGGACAACTTGTCGCATACCTATTGCTGGACGTGCGCAAGCTGGGGTTTGGCGTGCGTGACCTGGTCAGTCGCATGGAGGCTTGCCTGATCGAGCTGTTGGCCAGTTACGGCGTGACCGCCGCGGCCAAGCCTGATGCGCCGGGTGTGTATGTCGACGGCGCGAAGATCGCCTCCCTGGGGTTGCGGATTCGCCACGGTTGTTCCTTTCATGGCCTGGCCCTGAACGTGGACATGGACCTGGCACCGTTCCGGCGGATCAACCCGTGTGGCTATGCCGGGTTGGCGATGACGCAACTGAGTGATCACGCTACACCGATTAAATTTGCCGAGGTAAGTGCCCGGCTGCGTGCGCAGCTCGTCAAACACCTCGACTATGCTGAGCAGACGACCCTTACGGGCGGAATCGACTGA
- a CDS encoding DUF493 domain-containing protein — protein MTDKEVEVKAPKIEFPVTDYPVKVISDTGVGRKDKILEIVRKYATINDNRVDERQSSTGKYTTIQLHIVATDQDQLYNINSELRATGFVHMVL, from the coding sequence ATGACCGATAAAGAAGTAGAAGTAAAGGCGCCTAAGATCGAATTCCCAGTGACGGATTATCCCGTCAAGGTGATCAGCGATACCGGCGTGGGCCGCAAGGACAAGATTCTCGAGATCGTGCGCAAATACGCGACGATCAACGATAACCGCGTGGACGAGCGTCAAAGCTCCACCGGCAAATACACTACGATCCAGTTGCACATCGTTGCGACCGATCAAGACCAGCTCTACAACATCAACAGCGAACTGCGGGCCACGGGCTTCGTGCACATGGTGTTGTGA
- a CDS encoding D-alanyl-D-alanine carboxypeptidase family protein — protein MNITTLAKRTCLLLSLIITPAAWAVEMVPASPQLAAKSWVLMDAASGNVLVESNGDQRLPPASLTKLMTAYIATLEIRRGQIGENDPVTVSENAWRTGGSRMFIKVGSQVTVSDLLHGIIIQSGNDASVALAEHIAGSEDAFADMMNKTVADLGMTNSHFMNPTGLPNPEHYSSAHDMAILARAIIRVDPVHYAIYSQKEFFWNNIKQPNRNLLLWRDKTVDGLKTGHTDEAGYCMVSSAVRDGQRLIAVVFGTNSEQARAAETQKLLTYGFRFFETQTFYQKGAELATAPVWKGATSQVKAGLADDLTLTMPKGQLKKLAASMTMNPQLVAPIAKGDVIGKVEVKLDDKVVHSADLIALDAVDEGGIFRRVWDSIRLFFYSLFN, from the coding sequence ATGAACATCACCACCTTAGCCAAACGCACGTGCCTGCTTCTTTCGCTGATCATCACCCCGGCCGCCTGGGCCGTTGAAATGGTGCCGGCTTCCCCGCAACTGGCCGCCAAGTCCTGGGTCCTCATGGATGCCGCCAGTGGCAACGTGCTGGTCGAGAGCAATGGTGACCAGCGCCTGCCACCGGCCAGCCTGACCAAACTGATGACCGCCTACATCGCGACCCTGGAAATCCGTCGCGGCCAGATCGGTGAGAACGACCCGGTCACCGTCAGCGAAAACGCCTGGCGTACCGGTGGTTCGCGGATGTTCATCAAGGTGGGCTCGCAGGTCACCGTGAGCGACCTGCTGCACGGCATCATCATCCAGTCCGGTAACGACGCCAGTGTCGCGCTGGCCGAGCACATCGCCGGCAGCGAAGATGCATTCGCCGACATGATGAACAAAACCGTGGCCGACCTGGGCATGACCAACAGCCACTTCATGAACCCGACTGGCCTGCCGAATCCAGAGCACTACTCGTCGGCTCACGACATGGCGATCCTGGCGCGTGCAATCATCCGCGTCGACCCGGTGCACTACGCGATCTACTCCCAGAAGGAATTCTTCTGGAACAACATCAAGCAGCCTAACCGCAACCTGCTGCTGTGGCGCGACAAGACTGTCGACGGTCTGAAAACCGGCCACACCGACGAAGCCGGCTACTGCATGGTGTCGTCCGCTGTCCGTGACGGCCAGCGCCTGATCGCCGTGGTCTTTGGCACCAACAGCGAGCAGGCCCGTGCGGCCGAGACGCAAAAACTGCTGACCTACGGTTTCCGTTTCTTCGAAACCCAGACCTTCTACCAGAAGGGTGCTGAGCTGGCGACCGCGCCAGTGTGGAAAGGCGCGACCTCCCAGGTCAAAGCCGGCCTGGCCGATGACCTGACTCTGACCATGCCTAAAGGCCAGCTGAAAAAGCTCGCGGCCAGCATGACCATGAACCCGCAATTGGTTGCCCCAATCGCCAAGGGTGATGTGATCGGCAAGGTCGAAGTCAAGCTGGACGACAAAGTGGTACACAGCGCCGACCTGATCGCGCTGGACGCCGTTGACGAAGGTGGTATCTTCCGCCGCGTCTGGGATAGCATCCGTCTATTCTTCTACAGCTTGTTCAACTGA
- a CDS encoding septal ring lytic transglycosylase RlpA family protein: protein MRASPFNQPLKLVAFAALSLLVVSCSTTNSRAPAQKSGGAVVRAQPGLDINRAHKDGAPWWDVDVSKIPDATPTLHTGPYKANPYTVLGKSYFPLQESKTYVQSGTASWYGTKFHGQNTANGEVYDLYGMSAAHKTLPLPSYVRVTNLDNNRTVILRVNDRGPFYSDRIIDLSYAAAKKLGYAETGTARVKVEGIDPAQYWAQRGKPAPLMLNEPQAQQPQVTASTGKIEQWTPPAAQHAPDTVVVPHAAPGASMAGGQYLQVGAFANPDAAELLRSKLSGMVNAPVFISSIVRNQQTLHRVRMGPIGSPSEVAQVQNSVRMANLGQPSLVTAE, encoded by the coding sequence ATGCGGGCATCGCCGTTCAATCAACCGCTCAAGCTGGTGGCGTTCGCCGCGTTGTCCCTGCTGGTCGTCAGTTGTTCCACCACCAACAGTCGCGCGCCGGCGCAGAAGTCCGGCGGCGCGGTGGTTCGTGCTCAACCGGGCCTGGACATCAACCGCGCGCACAAAGACGGCGCGCCGTGGTGGGACGTCGACGTGTCGAAGATCCCGGATGCCACGCCGACCCTGCACACCGGTCCGTACAAGGCCAATCCCTACACCGTGTTGGGCAAGAGCTACTTCCCGCTGCAGGAGTCCAAGACCTACGTGCAATCGGGCACGGCGTCCTGGTACGGCACCAAGTTTCATGGCCAGAACACCGCCAACGGCGAAGTGTATGACCTGTATGGCATGAGCGCGGCGCACAAGACGTTGCCGCTGCCCAGCTATGTACGGGTGACCAACCTGGACAACAACCGCACGGTGATCCTGCGCGTGAACGACCGTGGCCCGTTCTATTCGGACCGCATCATCGATTTGTCTTACGCCGCTGCGAAGAAGCTCGGTTACGCCGAAACCGGCACCGCGCGCGTGAAGGTCGAAGGTATCGACCCGGCCCAGTACTGGGCCCAGCGTGGCAAACCGGCGCCGTTGATGCTCAATGAGCCGCAAGCCCAGCAGCCGCAAGTGACCGCCTCCACCGGCAAGATCGAGCAGTGGACGCCACCTGCGGCGCAGCACGCGCCTGATACGGTGGTCGTGCCCCATGCCGCACCGGGCGCTTCCATGGCGGGTGGGCAATACCTGCAGGTCGGCGCTTTCGCCAACCCGGATGCGGCAGAACTGTTAAGGTCCAAGCTCAGTGGCATGGTCAACGCGCCGGTGTTCATCAGCTCCATCGTGCGTAACCAGCAGACATTGCACCGCGTACGGATGGGCCCGATCGGCTCGCCGAGCGAAGTGGCACAAGTACAGAACAGCGTACGCATGGCCAATCTGGGGCAACCCAGCTTGGTCACCGCGGAATAA
- the mltB gene encoding lytic murein transglycosylase B, whose translation MQVMRGWATRHASWMGLIGLLGVMLEAQAGDYDGSPQVAEFVGEMTRDYGFAGEQLMGVFREAQKKQAILDAISRPAERVKQWKEYRPMFLTDARVARGVDFWRQHEAVLARAEQEYGVPAQVIVSIIGIETFYGRNTGSYRVIDALSTLGFDYPPRADFFRKELREFLLLAREEQVDPLTLKGSYAGAMGLPQFMPSSFRAYAVDFDGDGHINIWSNPDDAIGSVASYFKRHGWVAGEPVVIRANVTGDRADEGLTQGIEPAKTVGELRALGWSSQNALPDDMPVTAFRLEGENGPEYWMGLKNFYAITRYNRSVMYAMAVHQLSDMLVQARGNK comes from the coding sequence ATGCAAGTAATGCGCGGCTGGGCGACTCGGCACGCGTCCTGGATGGGCCTGATTGGCCTGCTGGGCGTAATGCTAGAGGCGCAGGCCGGTGACTACGATGGTTCACCCCAGGTCGCCGAGTTTGTCGGTGAAATGACCCGCGACTATGGTTTCGCCGGTGAGCAACTGATGGGCGTGTTCCGCGAAGCCCAGAAAAAGCAGGCGATCCTCGACGCCATTTCCCGCCCGGCCGAACGCGTGAAGCAGTGGAAGGAATACCGCCCGATGTTTCTCACCGACGCCCGCGTGGCGCGGGGTGTGGACTTCTGGCGCCAGCACGAAGCGGTATTGGCCCGTGCCGAGCAGGAATACGGCGTGCCAGCCCAGGTGATTGTCTCGATCATCGGCATCGAAACCTTTTACGGACGTAATACCGGCAGTTATCGGGTGATCGACGCCTTGTCGACCTTGGGCTTCGATTATCCGCCGCGCGCCGACTTCTTCCGCAAGGAGCTGCGCGAATTCCTGCTGCTGGCCCGCGAAGAGCAGGTCGACCCGTTAACCCTCAAAGGTTCTTACGCCGGTGCGATGGGCTTGCCGCAGTTCATGCCGAGCAGCTTCCGCGCCTACGCGGTGGATTTTGACGGCGACGGGCATATCAATATCTGGAGCAACCCCGACGATGCCATCGGCAGCGTGGCCAGCTACTTCAAACGCCATGGCTGGGTGGCCGGTGAGCCTGTGGTGATCCGCGCCAATGTCACGGGTGACCGCGCCGACGAAGGCCTGACACAGGGCATTGAGCCGGCCAAGACGGTCGGGGAGTTGCGGGCGCTGGGCTGGTCGAGTCAGAATGCGCTGCCGGATGATATGCCGGTCACGGCGTTCCGCCTTGAAGGCGAAAACGGCCCGGAATACTGGATGGGCCTGAAGAATTTCTACGCAATCACGCGTTATAACCGCAGTGTGATGTACGCCATGGCCGTGCATCAGCTGTCAGACATGCTGGTCCAAGCACGGGGCAACAAGTAA
- the rodA gene encoding rod shape-determining protein RodA — protein sequence MRRRATLLQRMHIDGPLLILLLTLAAGSLFVLYSASGKSWDLLIKQASSFGLGLLSMVVIAQLEPRFMARWVPLGYVAGVLLLVVVDVMGHNAMGATRWINIPGVIRFQPSEFMKILMPATIAWYLSKRTLPPQLKHVGISLILIGIPFILIVRQPDLGTSLLILAGGAFVLFMGGLRWRWILSVLAAAVPVAIAMWFFFMHDYQKQRILTFLDPESDPLGTGWNIIQSKAAIGSGGVFGKGWLLGTQSHLDFLPESHTDFIIAVMGEEFGLVGICALLLIYLLLIGRGLVITAQAQTLFGKLLAGALTMTFFVYVFVNIGMVSGLLPVVGVPLPFISYGGTSLVTLLSAFGVLMSIHTHRKWIAQV from the coding sequence ATGCGTCGCCGTGCGACGTTGCTGCAACGCATGCACATTGATGGCCCGTTGCTGATCCTGCTGCTGACCCTGGCGGCGGGTAGCCTGTTCGTCCTTTATTCCGCCAGTGGCAAGAGCTGGGACCTGCTGATCAAGCAAGCCTCGTCGTTCGGCCTGGGCCTGTTGTCGATGGTGGTGATCGCCCAGCTTGAGCCGCGCTTCATGGCACGTTGGGTGCCGCTGGGCTACGTCGCCGGCGTGCTGCTGCTGGTGGTGGTGGACGTGATGGGTCACAACGCCATGGGCGCGACCCGCTGGATCAACATTCCGGGGGTGATTCGCTTTCAGCCGTCGGAATTCATGAAGATTCTGATGCCGGCGACCATCGCCTGGTACCTATCCAAGCGCACCTTGCCACCGCAGCTCAAGCACGTGGGGATCAGCCTGATCCTGATCGGCATACCCTTCATCCTGATCGTGCGCCAGCCGGACCTCGGCACCTCGCTGCTGATCCTGGCGGGCGGGGCGTTCGTGCTGTTCATGGGCGGACTGCGCTGGCGCTGGATCCTCAGCGTACTGGCCGCCGCCGTGCCTGTGGCCATCGCTATGTGGTTCTTCTTTATGCACGACTACCAGAAGCAACGGATCCTGACCTTCCTCGACCCGGAAAGCGACCCGCTCGGTACCGGCTGGAACATTATCCAGTCAAAGGCGGCCATCGGCTCCGGCGGAGTTTTTGGTAAGGGTTGGTTACTGGGCACCCAATCGCATTTGGACTTTTTGCCGGAAAGCCACACCGACTTCATCATTGCGGTGATGGGCGAAGAGTTCGGCCTGGTGGGCATTTGCGCGCTGTTGCTGATCTATTTGCTGCTGATTGGCCGCGGCCTGGTGATCACTGCGCAAGCGCAGACACTGTTCGGCAAACTGCTGGCCGGTGCGTTGACCATGACTTTTTTTGTTTACGTTTTCGTCAACATCGGTATGGTCAGTGGCCTGTTGCCGGTGGTAGGGGTGCCGTTGCCGTTCATTAGCTACGGCGGAACTTCGCTGGTGACATTGCTGTCAGCGTTTGGGGTTTTGATGTCGATTCATACGCATCGCAAATGGATCGCGCAGGTTTGA
- the mrdA gene encoding penicillin-binding protein 2 — MTQPIRIKDHEKDARLVRARVVFGAIMVVALIGVLIARLYFLQVIQYDYHSTLSENNRVHVQPIPPTRGLIFDRNGVVVADNRPSFSLSMTRERSGDWQQILDVIVEVLQLTPEDRAIFEKRMKQGRRPFEPVPILFELTEEQIARIAVNQFRLPGVEVVAQLVRHYPQGPHFAHSVGYMGRINEKELKTLDPVNYSGTHHIGKTGIERFYEPELHGQVGYEEVETNARGRVLRVLKRTDPVPGKDIVLSLDIKLQEAAEMALGGRRGAVVALDPKTGEVLAMVSQPSFDPNLFVTGISFKAYAELRDSIDRPLFNRVLRGLYPPGSTIKPAVAIAGLDAGVVTASSRVYDPGYYMLPNYDHKYRNWNRTGDGYVDLDTAIMRSNDTYFYDLAHKLGIDRLSAYMGKFGLGQKVSLDMFEESPGLMPSREWKRATRRQAWFPGETLILGIGQGYMQATPLQLAQATALVANKGIWNRPHLAKTIEGEKPVDENPIPDIVLRDPSDWTKVNHGMQQVMHGARGTARKAAIGAQYRIAGKSGTAQVVAIKQGEKYDRTKVQERHRDHALFVGFAPADDPKIVVAVMVENGESGSGVAAPVVRQIMDAWLLADDGRLKPEYGGPPSSTEVTAREE; from the coding sequence ATGACCCAGCCGATCCGTATCAAGGACCACGAGAAAGACGCACGTCTTGTACGCGCTCGCGTGGTGTTTGGCGCAATCATGGTGGTGGCGTTAATCGGGGTGCTGATCGCGCGCCTGTATTTCCTGCAGGTGATCCAGTACGACTATCACTCCACCTTGTCGGAAAACAACCGGGTGCATGTGCAGCCGATTCCGCCGACCCGTGGGCTGATTTTCGACCGCAATGGTGTGGTGGTCGCGGATAACCGGCCCAGCTTCAGCCTGAGCATGACCCGCGAACGTTCCGGCGACTGGCAGCAGATCCTTGATGTGATTGTCGAGGTGCTGCAACTGACGCCGGAAGACCGGGCTATCTTCGAAAAACGCATGAAGCAGGGGCGCCGGCCTTTCGAGCCGGTGCCCATCCTGTTTGAGCTGACCGAAGAGCAGATCGCGCGGATCGCGGTAAACCAGTTCCGTTTGCCGGGTGTGGAGGTGGTGGCGCAGTTGGTGCGGCATTACCCGCAAGGGCCGCACTTTGCCCATTCTGTCGGCTACATGGGGCGGATCAACGAGAAAGAGCTGAAAACCCTCGATCCGGTCAACTACAGCGGCACCCACCATATCGGCAAGACCGGCATCGAGCGCTTCTACGAGCCCGAGTTGCACGGGCAGGTGGGTTACGAAGAAGTCGAGACCAACGCCCGTGGCCGCGTGCTGCGGGTGCTCAAACGTACCGACCCGGTGCCGGGCAAGGACATCGTGCTGAGCCTGGACATCAAGTTGCAGGAAGCCGCCGAGATGGCCTTGGGTGGTCGTCGCGGCGCAGTGGTTGCCCTGGACCCGAAGACCGGCGAAGTGCTGGCGATGGTCAGCCAGCCAAGCTTCGACCCCAACCTGTTCGTGACCGGCATCAGCTTCAAGGCTTACGCCGAATTGCGCGATTCCATCGACCGGCCGCTATTCAACCGCGTGCTGCGCGGCCTGTATCCGCCGGGGTCGACGATCAAACCGGCGGTGGCGATTGCCGGCCTGGACGCGGGCGTGGTCACAGCCTCCAGCCGAGTCTACGACCCCGGCTACTACATGCTGCCCAACTACGATCACAAATACCGTAACTGGAACCGCACGGGTGATGGCTATGTCGATTTGGACACCGCGATCATGCGCTCCAACGACACCTACTTTTACGACTTGGCCCACAAGCTCGGTATCGACCGCTTGTCCGCCTACATGGGCAAATTCGGCCTCGGTCAGAAAGTCTCCCTGGACATGTTCGAAGAATCCCCCGGCCTGATGCCGTCGCGGGAATGGAAGCGCGCGACCCGGCGCCAGGCGTGGTTTCCGGGTGAAACGCTGATCCTCGGTATCGGCCAGGGCTATATGCAGGCCACGCCGCTGCAACTGGCCCAGGCTACGGCGCTGGTGGCGAACAAAGGCATCTGGAACCGTCCGCACCTGGCCAAGACCATCGAAGGCGAAAAGCCGGTGGATGAAAATCCGATCCCGGACATTGTGCTGCGCGACCCGTCCGACTGGACCAAGGTCAACCACGGTATGCAGCAAGTGATGCACGGCGCTCGTGGTACCGCGCGCAAGGCCGCAATCGGTGCGCAATACCGCATTGCCGGCAAGAGCGGTACCGCTCAGGTGGTGGCGATCAAGCAGGGTGAAAAATACGACCGCACCAAGGTTCAGGAGCGCCATCGCGACCACGCCCTGTTTGTCGGCTTTGCCCCGGCGGACGACCCGAAAATCGTGGTAGCCGTAATGGTTGAGAACGGCGAGTCCGGCTCGGGCGTCGCGGCGCCAGTGGTGCGCCAGATCATGGACGCCTGGCTGTTGGCCGACGACGGCAGGCTCAAGCCAGAATATGGCGGCCCCCCTTCAAGCACCGAGGTTACGGCCCGTGAAGAGTAA
- the rlmH gene encoding 23S rRNA (pseudouridine(1915)-N(3))-methyltransferase RlmH, whose protein sequence is MRLRLIAVGSRMPKWVEEGWHEYAKRLPAELSLELVEIPLNTRGKNADVARFIRQEGEAMLAKVGPNERIVTLEVHGKPWSTEQLAVELDRWRLDSRTVNFMVGGPEGLAPEVCARADQRWSLSALTLPHPLVRILIGEQLYRAWTVLSGHPYHK, encoded by the coding sequence GTGCGCCTGCGTCTGATCGCTGTCGGTTCACGCATGCCCAAGTGGGTGGAAGAAGGCTGGCACGAGTATGCCAAGCGTCTGCCCGCTGAGCTGTCGCTTGAACTGGTGGAAATTCCGCTTAACACCCGGGGCAAGAATGCCGATGTGGCGCGCTTTATCCGTCAGGAAGGCGAAGCCATGCTGGCCAAGGTCGGCCCCAACGAGCGCATCGTCACCCTGGAAGTGCACGGCAAACCCTGGAGCACCGAGCAGTTGGCGGTGGAACTGGATCGCTGGCGCCTGGATTCGCGTACGGTCAACTTCATGGTCGGCGGTCCCGAAGGGTTGGCGCCGGAAGTCTGTGCGCGGGCGGATCAGCGTTGGTCGTTGTCAGCATTGACGCTGCCGCACCCGTTGGTACGGATTCTGATCGGTGAACAGCTGTATCGCGCCTGGACAGTTCTGTCCGGGCACCCTTATCACAAATAA
- the rsfS gene encoding ribosome silencing factor: MTNKDVSKVKRKGTFKSAPLPVEAHTGPELAGEELVKVAVAALEDVKAQDIQVLDVRDKQSITDYMIIATGTSNRQIGAMLDKVREAVKAQGVKPLGEEGKGDSDWVLLDMDDVIVHMMTSNARQFYDLERLWKGAEQSRAADGKHHSPEVGHAHFDKLNKDQE, translated from the coding sequence ATGACGAACAAAGACGTAAGCAAAGTTAAGCGCAAAGGCACTTTCAAAAGCGCTCCTCTGCCAGTAGAAGCCCACACCGGTCCTGAACTGGCTGGCGAAGAGCTGGTAAAAGTCGCCGTGGCCGCCCTGGAAGACGTTAAAGCCCAGGACATCCAAGTGCTGGACGTGCGCGACAAGCAGAGCATCACCGACTACATGATCATCGCCACCGGTACCTCGAACCGCCAGATCGGCGCGATGCTGGACAAAGTGCGCGAAGCCGTCAAAGCCCAGGGCGTCAAGCCACTGGGTGAAGAAGGCAAGGGCGACAGCGACTGGGTATTGCTGGACATGGACGACGTGATCGTTCACATGATGACCTCCAACGCCCGTCAGTTCTACGATCTGGAGCGTCTGTGGAAAGGCGCTGAGCAGAGCCGTGCCGCCGATGGTAAGCACCACAGCCCGGAAGTGGGCCACGCGCACTTCGACAAGCTGAACAAAGACCAGGAATAA